One window of the Cryptomeria japonica chromosome 7, Sugi_1.0, whole genome shotgun sequence genome contains the following:
- the LOC131857176 gene encoding F-box protein At2g02240-like, which produces MRIGRPLYSEEAYWERKLPVHYSEILARAVSPVSNFRKRMLYYRLCWSILIDGGTQRIWIDRSTDKICLMVSAKALDITFGLDSRYWEWVSKESSRFDHAAELKSVECFQVWQRIDCALLTPETEYSVRFVLRIDKQKMSECPSQFTFSLIADGKSTESAICLDDFTKVVDVPKKTDFIIQRNGWTEFVAGEFVSKKHGESCEIEVCMKNTDSYPKSGIVIDGVKIEPK; this is translated from the exons ATGCGGATAGGAAGGCCACTTTACAGTGAAGAAGCGTACTGGGAGCGGAAGCTTCCTGTACATTACAGTGAAATCCTTGCCAGGGCCGTCTCCCCAGTGTCCAATTTTCGAAAGAGAATGCTCTACTACAGGCTTTGCTGGTCAATTCTTATAGACGGTGGAACACAG AGGATTTGGATCGATAGATCTACCGACAAAATATGTCTCATGGTTTCTGCTAAAGCTTTAGACATCACATTCGGTTTGGATAGTCGCTATTGGGAATGGGTTTCAAAGGAGAGCTCCAG ATTCGACCACGCTGCGGAGCTAAAAAGCGTTGAATGCTTCCAAGTGTGGCAACGGATCGACTGCGCGCTCCTCACTCCTGAAACGGAGTACAGCGTGCGGTTTGTTTTAAGGATTGATAAACAGAAGATGTCCGAATGTCCATCACAATTCACATTTTCGCTTATAGCTGATGGAAAGTCGACTGAATCGGCTATATGTTTAGATGATTTCACTAAAGTAGTCGATGTACCTAAGAAGACGGATTTTATAATTCAGAGAAATGGGTGGACAGAATTCGTCGCGGGCGAATTTGTTTCAAAAAAACATGGTGAAAGCTGCGAGATTGAAGTCTGTATGAAAAATACAGACAGTTACCCTAAGAGTGGCATAGTCATAGATGGAGTAAAGATTGAACCTAAGTAG